One genomic segment of Hordeum vulgare subsp. vulgare chromosome 2H, MorexV3_pseudomolecules_assembly, whole genome shotgun sequence includes these proteins:
- the LOC123426700 gene encoding extensin-like: MGGKAALLVALLVVSLVLEAQAGSGYGGGHPPSPTPVTPPPKHEKPPKGHKPPHHHHHAKPPVGSHAPPTYSPPTAKPTPPAPKPAPPTYAPIPKPPKPSPPAYHPTPKPAPPTYKPPTQPKPSPPAYKPAPKVSPPAYKPAPKVSPPAYKPAPKVSPPAYKPAPKVSPPAYKPSPKVSPPAYKPAPKVSPPAYKPAPKVSPPAYKPAPKVSPPAYKPVPKPSPPAPKPTPPPYKPPTPTPPAQKPPTPTPPAYKPPTPTPPAHKPPTPTPPAHKPATPTPPAHKPPTPTPPAHKPPTPTPAYKPPTPTPPADKPPTPTPPAHKPPTPTPPAHKPPTPTPPAYKPPTPSPPPPPYHH, encoded by the coding sequence ATGGGTGGCAAAGCCGCCCTCCTGGTGGCCCTCCTGGTCGTGAGCCTGGTCCTCGAGGCCCAGGCCGGCAGCGGCTACGGCGGCGGGCACCCCCCTTCCCCGACGCCGGTCACCCCACCCCCCAAGCACGAGAAGCCACCCAAGGGGCACAAGCcccctcaccaccaccaccacgccaagcCACCGGTCGGCTCCCACGCGCCGCCCACCTACAGCCCCCCGACGGCTAAGCCTACCCCTCCGGCCCCTAAACCTGCACCACCCACCTACGCCCCCATCCCGAAGCCGCCGAAGCCATCTCCTCCGGCGTACCACCCTACGCCCAAGCCTGCACCTCCCACGTACAAACCACCAACCCAGCCTAAGCCCTCGCCGCCGGCGTACAAGCCAGCCCCCAAGGTCTCACCGCCTGCGTACAAGCCAGCCCCCAAGGTCTCACCGCCGGCGTACAAGCCTGCTCCCAAGGTCTCACCGCCCGCGTACAAGCCAGCCCCCAAGGTATCGCCGCCAGCGTACAAGCCTTCCCCCAAGGTCTCGCCGCCGGCGTACAAGCCTGCCCCCAAGGTCTCGCCGCCGGCGTACAAGCCAGCTCCCAAGGTCTCTCCGCCGGCTTACAAGCCCGCCCCCAAGGTCTCACCGCCAGCTTACAAGCCCGTCCCCAAGCCCTCACCGCCGGCGCCGAAGCCGACTCCACCGCCCTACAAGCCCCCGACGCCCACTCCTCCGGCGCAGAAGCCCCCGACGCCCACTCCTCCGGCATACAAGCCCCCGACGCCCACTCCTCCGGCGCACAAGCCCCCGACGCCCACTCCTCCGGCGCACAAGCCCGCGACGCCTACTCCTCCGGCGCACAAGCCCCCGACGCCTACTCCTCCGGCGCACAAGCCCCCGACACCTACTCCGGCATACAAGCCACCGACGCCTACTCCTCCGGCGGACAAGCCCCCGACGCCGACTCCTCCGGCGCACAAGCCCCCTACGCCTACTCCCCCGGCGCACAAGCCCCCGACGCCTACTCCTCCGGCGTACAAGCCCCCCACCCCGAGCCCCCCGCCTCCGCCGTACCACCACTAA